In a genomic window of Streptomyces sp. NBC_01231:
- a CDS encoding glycosyltransferase: MRLVHVVTLVSDDGAFGGPTSVAVAQLEECAERGHDVTLVSLWRGRTRASQRIGAVGFVSRPAWRFVPGRGCLGLMHPLLVRDLWRAMGRADIVHLHAGRDLVSLAAFAVARLRRKDFVTQTHGMVEPRTGAVARVFDRLYVPLLRRARCCLVLTERERRALTEVLGPDGPPLVSLPNGLRTAGDGPGTRLRDDHEVVFLARLHPRKRPEAFVEMAALVHKEIPEARFTLYGADEGSLPAVNRLIADRGLTDVVSYGGALAHSAALEAYRRATVYVLPSVHEPFPMTVLEALAEGTPVVCTDSSGIAAELARRQAALVTDGSPEAMADGVSALLVDEALRLRLAEAGRRAIDEVFSIRAVVDQLENIYRDRPGHG; this comes from the coding sequence ATGAGACTGGTCCATGTGGTCACGCTGGTCAGCGACGACGGGGCCTTCGGCGGCCCGACGAGCGTCGCCGTCGCCCAACTGGAGGAGTGCGCCGAACGCGGTCACGACGTGACGCTGGTGTCGCTGTGGCGAGGCCGGACACGGGCTTCGCAGCGCATCGGGGCCGTCGGTTTCGTCTCCCGCCCTGCGTGGCGCTTCGTCCCGGGCCGGGGATGTCTCGGACTCATGCATCCCCTGCTGGTGCGTGACCTGTGGCGGGCCATGGGGCGCGCCGACATCGTTCACCTCCATGCGGGCCGGGACCTGGTCTCGCTCGCCGCGTTCGCCGTCGCCCGGTTGCGGCGCAAGGACTTCGTCACCCAGACGCACGGCATGGTCGAGCCCCGTACCGGTGCCGTCGCGCGTGTCTTCGACCGTCTGTACGTTCCTCTGCTGCGCCGCGCACGCTGCTGCCTGGTGCTCACCGAGCGCGAGCGGCGGGCCCTGACCGAGGTGCTGGGCCCGGACGGCCCACCGCTGGTGTCACTGCCCAACGGTCTGCGCACGGCCGGTGACGGGCCGGGCACCCGGCTGAGGGACGACCACGAGGTGGTCTTCCTCGCCCGGCTGCACCCGCGCAAACGCCCCGAGGCGTTCGTCGAGATGGCGGCCCTGGTCCACAAGGAGATCCCCGAGGCACGGTTCACGCTCTACGGAGCGGACGAGGGATCCCTCCCGGCGGTGAACCGGCTCATCGCGGACCGCGGGCTGACCGACGTGGTCTCCTACGGCGGCGCGCTGGCGCACTCCGCGGCGCTGGAGGCCTACCGGAGAGCCACCGTGTACGTCCTTCCGAGCGTGCACGAGCCGTTCCCGATGACGGTCCTGGAGGCGCTGGCCGAGGGAACACCGGTCGTCTGCACGGACAGCAGCGGCATCGCCGCCGAACTCGCGCGCAGACAAGCCGCACTGGTGACCGACGGGAGCCCGGAGGCCATGGCCGACGGGGTGTCCGCCCTGCTCGTCGACGAGGCGCTGCGCCTCAGGCTTGCCGAGGCCGGCCGCCGCGCGATCGACGAGGTCTTCTCCATCCGTGCGGTCGTGGATCAGCTGGAGAACATCTACCGGGACCGACCTGGACACGGGTGA
- a CDS encoding excinuclease ABC subunit UvrA has protein sequence MPDSHGPYVPHSHDPYVRVRGAREHNLQDVDVDIPRDVLAVFTGVSGSGKSSLAFGTIYAEAQRRYFESVAPYARRLIHQVGAPKVGEISGLPPAVSLQQRRSAPTSRSSVGTVTNLSNSLRMLYSRAGDYPPGAERLDSDSFSPNTTVGACPECHGLGRVHRTTEKSLVPDPSLSIRDGAVAAWPGAWQGKNLRDILDALGYDVDRPWRELPAGQREWILFTDEQPVVTVHPVRDAERIQRPYQGTYMSARRYVMKTFADSKSPTLRARAERFLTSAPCAACGGSRLRPEAMAVTFTGRTIADLAALPLAELAAALEAGASEAARVLTADLRSRIASVVELGLGYLSLDRATPTLSAGELQRLRLATQLRSGLFGVVYVLDEPSAGLHPADTEALLTVLARLKAAGNSVFVVEHHLDVVRGADWLVDVGPQAGEHGGRVLHSGPVAELAGVAESATARFLFDRSPAPDREVRPARGELKVGPVTRHNLRGVTAGFPLGVLTAVTGVSGSGKSTLIGEITEDLPGVRRLVSVDQKPIGRTPRSNLATYTGLFDVVRKVFAATDEARSRGYGVGRFSFNVPGGRCETCQGEGYVTVELLFLPSTYAPCPDCGGARYNPETLEVTYRGRNIAQVLDLTVEAAAEFFADTPAVARSLGALLDVGLGYPRLGQPATELSGGEAQRIKLASELQRGRRGHTLYLLDEPTSGLHPADIEVLMGRLHALVDAGHTVVVVEHDMAVVAGADWVIDLGPGGGEAGGRIVATGPPAEVARTEGSTTAAYLRRALSRQG, from the coding sequence ATGCCCGACTCGCACGGCCCCTACGTGCCCCACTCGCACGACCCGTACGTCCGCGTTCGCGGTGCCCGTGAGCACAACCTCCAGGACGTGGACGTCGACATCCCGCGGGACGTGCTGGCCGTGTTCACAGGCGTGTCGGGCTCGGGGAAGTCGTCGCTGGCGTTCGGCACGATCTACGCCGAGGCGCAGCGGCGCTACTTCGAGTCGGTCGCGCCGTACGCGCGCCGGCTGATCCACCAGGTCGGAGCGCCGAAGGTCGGTGAGATCAGCGGTCTGCCGCCCGCCGTGTCGCTCCAACAGCGCCGATCGGCGCCGACGTCCCGTTCCTCGGTCGGCACAGTGACCAATCTGTCGAACTCCCTGCGGATGCTGTACTCCCGGGCCGGTGACTACCCGCCGGGCGCCGAGCGGCTGGACTCGGACTCCTTCTCCCCCAACACGACTGTCGGGGCCTGTCCGGAGTGCCACGGGCTGGGCCGCGTGCACCGTACGACGGAGAAGTCGCTGGTCCCCGACCCCTCGTTGTCGATCCGCGACGGCGCCGTCGCCGCCTGGCCGGGCGCCTGGCAGGGCAAGAACCTGCGGGACATCCTCGACGCGCTCGGGTACGACGTCGACCGGCCCTGGCGGGAGCTGCCCGCCGGGCAGCGGGAGTGGATCCTGTTCACGGACGAGCAGCCGGTCGTCACCGTGCACCCGGTCCGGGACGCCGAGCGCATCCAACGGCCCTACCAGGGCACGTACATGAGCGCCCGGCGGTACGTGATGAAGACGTTCGCGGACTCGAAGAGCCCCACGCTGCGGGCCAGAGCCGAGCGTTTCCTCACCAGCGCGCCCTGCGCGGCCTGCGGCGGCAGCAGACTGCGTCCCGAGGCGATGGCGGTGACCTTCACGGGCCGCACGATCGCCGACCTGGCGGCCCTGCCGTTGGCGGAACTGGCGGCGGCTCTCGAAGCGGGCGCCTCGGAGGCGGCCCGGGTGCTCACCGCCGACCTCAGGTCCCGTATCGCATCCGTGGTCGAGCTCGGCCTCGGCTACCTCAGCCTCGACCGGGCCACGCCCACCCTCTCGGCGGGCGAACTGCAACGACTGCGCCTGGCCACCCAGTTGCGGTCCGGACTCTTCGGAGTCGTGTACGTCCTCGACGAACCGTCCGCCGGACTGCACCCGGCGGACACGGAGGCGCTGCTGACGGTTCTCGCGCGACTGAAGGCGGCGGGCAACTCGGTGTTCGTGGTGGAGCACCACCTCGATGTCGTACGCGGTGCCGACTGGCTGGTGGACGTGGGGCCGCAGGCCGGCGAGCACGGCGGGCGGGTGCTGCACAGCGGGCCGGTGGCGGAGCTGGCCGGTGTCGCGGAGTCGGCGACGGCCCGTTTCCTGTTCGACCGGTCCCCCGCGCCCGACCGCGAAGTACGCCCGGCACGCGGTGAGTTGAAGGTCGGTCCGGTCACCCGGCACAACCTGCGCGGCGTGACGGCCGGCTTCCCGCTCGGCGTGCTCACCGCGGTCACGGGCGTCTCCGGGTCAGGCAAGTCCACGCTCATCGGGGAGATCACGGAGGACCTGCCGGGCGTGCGGCGGCTGGTGTCGGTCGACCAGAAACCCATCGGACGCACCCCGCGCTCCAACCTGGCCACGTACACAGGCCTGTTCGACGTGGTACGGAAGGTCTTCGCGGCCACCGACGAGGCCCGCTCCAGGGGTTACGGCGTCGGCCGCTTCTCCTTCAACGTGCCCGGTGGGCGCTGCGAGACCTGCCAGGGCGAGGGATACGTGACCGTCGAGCTGTTGTTCCTGCCGAGCACCTACGCCCCCTGCCCGGACTGCGGCGGGGCGCGCTACAACCCCGAGACGCTCGAAGTCACGTACCGGGGACGGAACATCGCGCAGGTGCTCGACCTCACCGTCGAGGCGGCGGCGGAGTTCTTCGCCGACACCCCGGCCGTGGCCCGCAGCCTCGGCGCGCTGCTGGATGTCGGTCTCGGCTACCCACGCCTGGGCCAGCCGGCGACCGAGCTGTCCGGCGGGGAGGCCCAACGCATCAAGCTGGCCAGCGAGTTGCAGCGTGGGCGCCGCGGCCACACCCTCTACCTCCTCGACGAGCCGACGAGCGGTCTGCACCCGGCCGACATCGAGGTCCTGATGGGCCGGCTGCACGCGCTCGTCGACGCCGGGCACACGGTGGTCGTCGTCGAGCACGACATGGCGGTCGTCGCGGGCGCGGACTGGGTGATCGACCTCGGGCCGGGTGGCGGTGAGGCGGGCGGACGGATCGTGGCGACGGGGCCGCCGGCGGAGGTGGCGCGGACGGAGGGGAGCACTACGGCCGCGTATCTGAGGCGGGCGCTTTCCCGGCAGGGCTGA
- a CDS encoding dodecin family protein, translated as MSNHTYRVTEIVGTSPDGVDQAVRNGIARASQTLRNLDWFEITQVRGQIEDGQVAHWQVGLKVGFRLDESD; from the coding sequence ATGTCGAACCACACGTATCGGGTCACGGAGATCGTCGGCACCTCGCCCGACGGCGTCGACCAGGCCGTCCGCAACGGCATCGCTCGTGCGTCACAGACCCTCCGCAACCTCGACTGGTTCGAGATCACCCAGGTACGGGGCCAGATCGAGGACGGGCAGGTGGCGCACTGGCAGGTCGGCCTGAAGGTCGGTTTCCGGCTGGACGAGTCGGACTGA
- a CDS encoding (2Fe-2S) ferredoxin domain-containing protein — protein sequence MPSTPRTPLTGSASCTLVVCRGCCCGNARKQPGTDPAWQLELLRAGAAEHGFRVRTTDCLGPCDQANVIVVRPSAAGRRAGGRAVWIGFVMDDESTEEVVRWAAAGGPGVAEPPLTLELQFIRPPRDARVRSRR from the coding sequence ATGCCTTCGACGCCCCGAACGCCACTGACCGGCTCCGCCTCCTGCACGCTCGTCGTCTGCCGGGGCTGCTGCTGCGGCAACGCCCGCAAGCAGCCCGGCACCGACCCGGCCTGGCAACTGGAGCTGCTGCGGGCCGGCGCGGCCGAACACGGCTTCCGGGTCCGTACGACCGACTGCCTGGGCCCCTGCGACCAGGCCAACGTGATCGTGGTCCGCCCGTCGGCGGCCGGACGCCGGGCCGGCGGGCGGGCCGTGTGGATCGGGTTCGTCATGGACGACGAAAGCACCGAGGAGGTCGTGCGGTGGGCGGCGGCCGGCGGACCCGGTGTCGCCGAGCCGCCGCTCACGCTGGAGTTGCAGTTCATCCGGCCACCCCGGGACGCGCGCGTCCGGTCCCGGCGTTGA
- a CDS encoding glycosyltransferase family 4 protein: MRILVHDYSGHPFQAQLSRELARRGHDVVHSTCTAYVSGKGNLASDVPGLRFVTIGDSTALRKEAYFHRLRQETLLGLELARQVRRERPDVALLSNLPIPVLVVAAAVLRRLRIPWVLWHQDVTAVALKSFAAADVAKSMGVAARVFGAGEKWSARRASAIVVIAESFVRIHRQWGTSGKVTVIPNWAPLDEIVPVARANAWSDEQGLSGVRTLLYSGTLGLKHNPVLLVRLAERLRDRGTAVRLVVVNDGPAVPVLREAAATRGVDLTLLPFQPYERLPEVLGSGDLLVVLLAADAGEFSVPSKTLSYLCAGRPVLGLMPADNLASQLLHQAGSAVFPPEESSLDDASAWVQQILSDPARAESLGKESRALAEREFALEDCASRFEDILRAVSRAPAR; the protein is encoded by the coding sequence ATGAGGATCCTCGTCCACGACTACAGCGGCCACCCGTTCCAGGCCCAACTGAGCCGGGAACTGGCGCGACGTGGCCACGATGTCGTCCACTCGACCTGTACGGCGTACGTCTCCGGCAAGGGCAACCTCGCCTCAGACGTCCCCGGCCTCCGTTTCGTCACCATCGGGGACAGCACCGCGCTGCGGAAGGAGGCCTACTTCCACCGGCTCCGCCAGGAGACGCTGCTGGGTCTCGAACTCGCCCGCCAGGTGCGGCGCGAGAGGCCCGATGTGGCGCTGCTGTCCAACCTGCCCATTCCGGTGCTGGTCGTGGCGGCGGCCGTGCTGCGGCGGCTGCGCATCCCGTGGGTGCTGTGGCACCAGGACGTGACCGCCGTCGCGCTGAAGAGCTTCGCCGCCGCCGACGTCGCGAAGTCGATGGGCGTCGCCGCCAGGGTCTTCGGGGCGGGCGAGAAGTGGTCGGCGCGCCGGGCATCGGCCATCGTGGTGATCGCCGAGTCCTTCGTGCGGATCCACCGGCAGTGGGGCACCTCCGGCAAGGTCACCGTCATTCCCAACTGGGCGCCGCTGGACGAGATCGTCCCGGTGGCCCGGGCCAACGCCTGGTCGGACGAGCAGGGCCTGAGCGGCGTGCGGACCCTGCTGTACTCCGGCACCCTGGGCCTGAAGCACAACCCGGTGCTGCTGGTGCGGTTGGCCGAACGGTTGCGTGACCGCGGCACTGCGGTACGTCTCGTCGTCGTCAACGACGGCCCGGCCGTGCCCGTCCTCAGGGAGGCCGCGGCCACCCGCGGCGTCGACCTGACGCTGCTGCCCTTCCAGCCCTACGAGCGGCTGCCCGAGGTGCTGGGCTCGGGCGATCTCCTCGTCGTTCTCCTGGCGGCGGACGCGGGGGAGTTCTCGGTCCCGTCCAAGACCCTGTCCTATCTGTGCGCCGGACGCCCCGTCCTCGGGCTGATGCCCGCCGACAACCTGGCCTCGCAGCTGCTCCATCAGGCCGGGTCGGCTGTCTTCCCACCGGAGGAGTCCTCACTCGACGACGCCTCCGCCTGGGTCCAGCAGATCCTCTCCGACCCGGCGCGGGCCGAGTCGCTGGGCAAGGAGAGCCGCGCCCTGGCCGAGCGGGAGTTCGCCCTGGAGGACTGCGCCTCCCGCTTCGAGGACATCCTGCGGGCGGTGAGCCGGGCCCCCGCGCGCTGA
- a CDS encoding sugar transferase, with amino-acid sequence MDLFAAALPVAAAIVEVHEPHPLRLAAAAALLWPLIGVMSKRYTSLAWGDNGGLRAVVRDWLVLVGALATLRVVCGLDSVPAEAFTALIPALVLTGVCQKMIHRHLLAARREARALRHVVVVGEPTTVDAVVEQLAQRTDHEYVIVGSCPVGEGDVRSGVPVCVRLPCEEPEAPEEDATAVLGAADELAADLVFVAPGRYMSGERVRRLSWMLHDRGRSLMVLPGIVDVARRRVQLTSAAGLTLLHIAPPPQRGVHTLAKSAVDRVCALVLIVMLSPLLLGLALAVRLGSPGPALYRQTRVGWNMTPFAMWKFRTMVVDADRLKSGLEAQNENDGHMFKMRRDPRVTPVGRVLRRFSLDELPQLFNILFGHMSLVGPRPPVPEEVVKYNGMEMRRLNVKPGLTGLWQVSGRSDLSWRETVALDLRYVDNWSLAGDMNVMVRTVRAVLDGQGAY; translated from the coding sequence GTGGACCTGTTTGCCGCGGCCTTGCCGGTCGCGGCGGCGATCGTGGAGGTCCACGAACCCCACCCGTTGCGCCTGGCGGCCGCCGCGGCCCTGCTGTGGCCGCTGATCGGCGTGATGAGCAAGCGGTACACGTCCTTGGCCTGGGGCGACAATGGCGGTCTGAGGGCCGTCGTACGGGACTGGCTGGTCCTGGTCGGCGCCCTGGCGACGCTCCGTGTGGTCTGCGGACTGGACAGCGTGCCGGCCGAGGCGTTCACGGCACTGATCCCCGCACTGGTCCTCACGGGCGTCTGCCAGAAGATGATTCACCGTCATCTGCTGGCAGCGCGCCGGGAAGCCCGCGCACTGCGCCACGTGGTCGTCGTGGGTGAGCCCACGACGGTGGACGCCGTGGTCGAGCAGCTGGCCCAGCGCACCGACCACGAGTACGTGATCGTCGGATCCTGCCCGGTGGGCGAGGGTGACGTGCGCTCCGGGGTTCCGGTGTGCGTGCGGCTGCCCTGCGAGGAGCCCGAGGCGCCCGAGGAGGACGCCACGGCCGTGCTCGGGGCGGCCGACGAACTGGCGGCCGACCTGGTCTTCGTGGCTCCGGGTCGGTACATGTCCGGCGAGCGGGTGCGCCGGCTGTCCTGGATGCTCCACGACAGGGGCCGCTCGCTCATGGTGCTGCCCGGCATCGTCGACGTGGCACGTCGACGGGTGCAGCTGACCTCGGCGGCCGGTCTCACCCTGCTGCACATCGCACCGCCGCCGCAGCGCGGTGTGCACACGCTGGCGAAGTCCGCGGTGGACCGGGTGTGCGCCCTGGTGTTGATCGTCATGCTCTCGCCGCTGCTGCTCGGGTTGGCGCTGGCGGTCCGGCTCGGCTCACCAGGCCCCGCTCTCTACCGCCAGACCCGGGTCGGCTGGAACATGACGCCGTTCGCCATGTGGAAGTTCCGCACGATGGTGGTCGACGCGGACCGGCTCAAGAGCGGGCTGGAGGCGCAGAACGAGAACGACGGGCACATGTTCAAGATGCGCCGGGACCCTCGGGTCACCCCCGTGGGGCGCGTCCTGCGCCGCTTCTCGCTGGACGAACTGCCCCAGCTGTTCAACATCCTGTTCGGCCACATGTCCCTGGTCGGCCCACGCCCCCCGGTGCCCGAGGAGGTCGTCAAGTACAACGGGATGGAGATGCGCCGGCTCAACGTCAAACCGGGCCTGACCGGGTTGTGGCAGGTGAGCGGACGGTCGGATCTGTCCTGGCGGGAAACCGTCGCGCTCGACCTGCGCTACGTCGACAACTGGTCGCTGGCCGGCGACATGAACGTCATGGTCCGCACCGTACGCGCGGTGCTGGACGGTCAAGGAGCCTACTGA
- a CDS encoding putative colanic acid biosynthesis acetyltransferase yields the protein MAQTAAAQTTAEQPAVAHPAVAPHPDDAVGETTHRPVVARTLRGFTGAGYDKGRPLLVQAAWFAALHLFFVKWWFPARLRPVLLRAFGARVGQRVLIRRGVRIHWPWKLDVGDDVWVGEDAWILNLEPVTIGSDCCVSQSALLCTGSHLRRCATFEFDNGPIRLEPGSWVAARAVVLRGVTIGRGAVVGAGAVAHQDLAPDSVLTVRGTPATASSASAKGGRA from the coding sequence ATGGCACAGACCGCAGCCGCACAGACCACAGCCGAACAGCCCGCTGTGGCACACCCCGCAGTCGCCCCGCACCCGGATGACGCCGTAGGGGAGACGACGCACCGACCCGTCGTGGCGCGAACCCTTCGGGGCTTCACCGGTGCCGGGTACGACAAGGGGCGACCCCTGCTGGTGCAGGCGGCCTGGTTCGCCGCTCTCCATCTGTTCTTCGTCAAGTGGTGGTTCCCGGCCCGCCTGCGGCCGGTCCTGTTGCGCGCCTTCGGCGCCCGCGTCGGACAGCGGGTACTGATCCGGCGAGGGGTGCGGATCCACTGGCCGTGGAAGCTCGACGTCGGCGACGACGTGTGGGTCGGCGAGGACGCCTGGATCCTCAACCTCGAACCGGTCACGATCGGCAGCGACTGCTGCGTCTCGCAGAGCGCGCTGCTGTGCACCGGCAGCCATCTTCGTCGGTGCGCCACCTTCGAGTTCGACAACGGCCCCATCCGGCTGGAGCCGGGCAGCTGGGTCGCGGCCCGCGCGGTCGTGCTGCGCGGCGTCACCATCGGCCGGGGCGCGGTGGTCGGCGCGGGCGCCGTCGCCCACCAGGACCTCGCACCGGACTCCGTCCTGACCGTGCGCGGTACGCCGGCCACGGCTTCGTCCGCGTCCGCGAAGGGGGGCAGGGCATGA
- a CDS encoding nucleotidyltransferase domain-containing protein has product MTVPNVLLSGVVGSTAYGLAHAGSDVDRLGLFAAPTTDLHGLRGPKESHVTTAPDRTLHEAAKWCRLALGGNPTVMELVWLPDELYELRTPLGEELIGIRTSFLCAKRVRDAYLGYATQQFRRLENRGDGSFPADSRRRTAKHARHLKRLCHQGLELYTTGRLEIRIEDPEEYHAFGDRVAADPSAALPLLRRYESAFDETRSVLPQEPDEAPAQAWLRRVRRHFYTTEAATSCSCSQAPSAR; this is encoded by the coding sequence GTGACCGTCCCGAACGTCCTGCTGTCCGGCGTCGTCGGCTCCACCGCGTACGGACTCGCCCACGCCGGCTCCGATGTCGACCGCCTCGGCCTCTTCGCCGCGCCCACCACCGACCTGCACGGTCTGCGCGGCCCGAAGGAGTCCCACGTCACCACGGCACCGGACCGCACCCTGCACGAGGCCGCGAAGTGGTGCCGGCTCGCCCTCGGCGGCAACCCGACCGTGATGGAGCTGGTGTGGCTCCCGGACGAGCTGTACGAGCTTCGGACCCCGCTGGGCGAGGAACTCATCGGCATCCGTACGTCGTTCCTGTGCGCGAAGCGCGTCCGGGACGCCTATCTCGGTTACGCCACCCAGCAGTTCCGCCGACTGGAGAACCGCGGCGACGGCTCGTTCCCGGCGGATTCGCGGAGGCGTACGGCGAAGCACGCCCGGCACCTGAAGCGGCTGTGTCACCAGGGTCTGGAGCTGTACACCACCGGCCGGCTGGAGATCCGCATCGAGGACCCCGAGGAGTACCACGCCTTCGGTGACCGGGTGGCCGCCGACCCGTCGGCCGCGCTGCCCCTGCTCCGCCGCTACGAGTCCGCCTTCGACGAGACCCGTAGCGTGCTGCCGCAGGAGCCCGACGAGGCCCCGGCTCAGGCGTGGCTGCGCCGGGTCCGCCGCCACTTCTACACCACTGAGGCCGCCACCTCGTGCTCGTGCTCGCAGGCCCCGTCGGCGCGGTAG
- the rpmF gene encoding 50S ribosomal protein L32 — protein MAVPKRKMSRSNTRHRRAQWKAATPTLAPVTIEGVRHLVPQNLVRAYERGLLRPEG, from the coding sequence ATGGCTGTCCCCAAGCGGAAGATGTCCCGCAGCAACACCCGCCACCGCCGCGCGCAGTGGAAGGCCGCCACGCCCACACTGGCGCCCGTCACGATCGAGGGCGTCCGTCACCTCGTACCGCAGAACCTGGTCAGGGCGTACGAGCGCGGGCTGCTGCGCCCCGAGGGCTGA
- a CDS encoding LLM class flavin-dependent oxidoreductase has product MSSVIAATRFSVLDRSRTRQGHTNAEALRDTVRMARELEALGYHRFWVSEHHGVPGVAGSAPTVLAAAVAAATERIRVGTGGVMLPNHQPLVVAEQFGVLESLFPGRIDMGLGRSVGFTDGVRRALGRDKDVADDFAAQLDDLLGWFLGTSPTGVHARPAEGLTVPPFVLAMGEGATIAARAGLPMVIGDLRDREKMRRGIDQYRTRFRPSPWAGEPYVVVSGTIAVSATPEEARRLLIPEAWSMAYSRTRGTFPPLPPAEHVEALTMTGKERGFYESGLTGHIAGTEEQVAHELETVLKETGAQEVLVTTSGYDRAALLDSYRRLARITAG; this is encoded by the coding sequence GTGAGCTCCGTGATCGCCGCCACCCGTTTCTCCGTCCTCGACCGTTCCCGGACCCGACAGGGCCATACGAACGCCGAGGCACTGCGCGACACCGTGCGCATGGCGCGGGAGCTGGAGGCGCTGGGCTACCACCGGTTCTGGGTGTCGGAGCACCACGGGGTGCCCGGGGTCGCCGGTTCCGCACCGACCGTGCTGGCCGCCGCGGTGGCCGCCGCGACCGAGCGGATCCGGGTCGGCACCGGCGGGGTGATGCTGCCCAACCACCAACCCCTGGTGGTGGCCGAGCAGTTCGGAGTGCTGGAGTCCCTCTTCCCCGGGCGGATCGACATGGGGCTCGGCCGTTCCGTGGGTTTCACCGACGGGGTCCGCAGGGCGCTGGGGCGCGACAAGGACGTGGCCGACGATTTCGCGGCCCAGCTCGACGACCTGCTCGGCTGGTTCCTGGGCACGTCCCCCACGGGCGTTCACGCGCGCCCCGCCGAGGGGCTGACCGTGCCGCCGTTCGTCCTGGCCATGGGCGAGGGCGCGACGATCGCGGCCCGCGCCGGGCTGCCCATGGTCATCGGCGACCTGCGCGACCGCGAGAAGATGCGGCGCGGCATCGACCAGTACCGCACGCGGTTTCGCCCCTCGCCCTGGGCGGGGGAGCCGTACGTCGTCGTCTCGGGCACCATCGCGGTGTCCGCCACGCCCGAGGAGGCCCGGCGGCTGCTGATCCCCGAGGCCTGGTCGATGGCGTACTCGCGCACCCGCGGCACCTTCCCGCCGCTACCGCCCGCCGAGCACGTCGAGGCACTGACGATGACCGGGAAGGAGCGCGGCTTCTACGAGTCCGGGCTGACCGGGCACATCGCCGGCACCGAGGAGCAGGTCGCGCACGAGCTGGAGACGGTGCTGAAGGAGACGGGAGCCCAGGAGGTCCTGGTCACCACCAGCGGCTACGACCGCGCGGCCCTGCTGGACTCCTATCGGCGGCTGGCCCGGATCACCGCCGGCTGA